In the Flavobacterium sp. 90 genome, TTTTTTTTCAAAAACGCATCGTCATAAATTGTGCGAAATAAAGCAGCTAAATCTTCGTTATTTTTTTTATTTATTGCCCCCGAAACAAGTGGAACCCGCGACGTAAAATTGTCCGACAAAGGCATTTTATTACCCTCATAGTCAATATAAAAAGATTGATCACCATCATAAACTCGCGCTATTGGTGTCTTCTGTTTTACTACCGCTTTTAAGACGCCATCGATACTTACAAAAACGTCTGACTTTTCAATCATGTCTTGCGTATCAAGGGTTTTTTCTATCTTATTCAAATCTAGTTCATCTTTTCGGATACTGGAAGCGTCTCTTTTATTTTCTATCAACAATTTATTAACCGTTTCCGGCTTCACAAAAAGCGTATTTTCTCCTACAAAAACAACCATCGATTTCTTCAATTTTCGATCTCCATTTCGATGTTGAGCAAAAGAATATAAAAAAAGAACAAGCCCTAAAATGAGAAATAATCGAATATTTGTCCAATTAAATATTTTCATTTAGCATTTTTTTAATTGACGGAACCATTTCACCAATATCACCAGCTCCTATTGTCACAATTATTGGCGCATCACTGGCTTTGATCTCCGCTAATAAATCACTTTTTGCAACAATTTTCTTGTTCGAATTTGTCATTTTACCCAACAGCCAATCCGATGTAATTCCTTCCATCGGTAATTCGCGTGCAGGATAAATATCCATTAAAAACACTTCATCAAACTGCGATAAACTTTCAGCAAATCCATCTGCAAAATCTCTTGTTCTGCTAAATAAATGCGGCTGAAAAATCGCTAATACTTTACGATTTGGATACAATTCCCTAACCGCTTGATGTACAGCATTTATTTCTGTTGGATGATGCGCATAATCATCTATATAAACCAACTTTTCAGATTTAATCTGATAAGAAAAACGTCTTCTGATTCCGTTGAATGATGCAATGGCTTTTGCGATGGCATCGGTCGGGGTGCCAAAAGTTTTTGCCATCGCAATAGCCATTAAACCATTCATTAAATTGTGTTTTCCAGGCAATCCAAAATGCAAATCCTTCATGATTTCTGATGGAGTTTCTACATCAAAAACATAGCTTCCATCTTCAATACGTACATTGAACGCTTTATATATAGCATCTTCATTTATAGCACATTGAACGCCCTCCAGAGGCAATTCTTTGGTTATAAACAGCTTATTCTTGTCTTCTACTTTTGAAGCAAATTCTACAAACGATTCTTCAATAGCTTCACTTGTTCCGTAAATATCCAAATGATCTGCATCCATTGACGTGATACAGGCAATATTTGGATGTAAATGCAAGAATGAACGATCAAATTCATCTGCTTCTACAACCGTTACAGTTTTTCCGCTTCCAATTAAATTAGAATTATAATTCTCTACAATTCCACCAACGAAAGCCGTAACATCAGCTCCGCTTTCAAATAAAATATGTCCAAGAATACTTGATGTTGTAGTTTTTCCATGTGTTCCGGCAACAGCAAAACTAAAAGTGTCTTTGGTAATAATTCCTAATACCTCGGCACGTTTTTTAATTTCATAATTTCTTTCGATAAAATAATTCCACTCTGAATGTGATTTTGGAACCGCAGGCGTAAAAATTACCAACGTATTCTCTGCATAATACTCACTTGGAATCAAACTAATATTATCTTCAAAATGAATATCAATACCACTTTCTATCAATTCGCTTGTTAACATTGACGGCGTTTTGTCGTAACCAGAAACCTGTTTCCCTATGTTTTTAAAATAGCGAGCCAGAGCACTCATTCCGATGCCTCCAATACCAATAAAATAAACGTTTTGTATTTGATTTAAATTCATTTCTATTTAATTTTGAGCTATTTACAAGTTGCTTTATTATGTAAAGAACTAGTAACTAAGTCTTTGTAATTTTATATTTTAATAACCCAAAACGCTTAAAAATAGCGTCCTAACTTTTTACTTTTGTTCTATAATTTTCGAAAAAAGTTATATTATAACAACTTTTTAATCTGATCCACAATCACTTTCGTTGCATTTGGCATTGCCAGTTTCTTGATGTTATCACTTAGTTGTTTTTGTTTTCCCTGATCTTTCAATAAAGCTTCAAAAACAATACTAAATTCATTCTCCAATTCTGATTCTTTCAATAAAATTGCTCCTTTTGCATCTACAATTGCCTGCGCATTTTTTGTCTGATGATCTTCGGCAACATTTGGCGACGGAATAAAAATCACCGGTTTCCCAACAATACATAATTCTGAAACCGATGACGCTCCTGCTCGCGAAATAATCACATCTGCAGCAGCATACACAAAATCCATTCTTTCTATGAAATCAACTACTCTAACGTTTTGTTGATTGTGTTTTTTATAATCTTCAAAATATAATTTTCCGCACTGCCAGATGATTTGTACATCTTGCGAAAGCATATTTTGCAATTCTTTTTCAATTAACTGATTGATTCTTCTTGCTCCTAAACTTCCTCCTAAAACCAATAATGTTTTTTTATTCGGGTCTAAACCATAAAAAGCAATTGCTTCATCACGTTTACTTTCAATATCTATTAAATCCTGACGAACCGGATTCCCGGTTAAAACAATTTTTTCTTTAGGAAAAAATCTTTCCAAATTTTCATAAGCAACACAAATTGCGTTTGCTTTTTTACTCAACAGTTTATTCGTAATTCCCGGAAAAGAATTTTGCTCCTGAACTATTGTCGGAATTCCTGCCGAGCCAGCCGCTTGCAATAATGGTCCGCTGGCAAAACCTCCGGTACCTATTACTACGTTTGGTTTAAACTGCTTGATAATTCGTCTTGACTCTAACAAACTTGTTGCCAATTTTAGCGGAAACATTAAATTTTGCAATGTTAATTTTCTTTGTAAACCAGCTATCCAAAGACCTTTTATTTCGTAACCTGCCTGAGGCACTTTTTGCATTTCCATTTTATCTCTGGCACCTACAAAAAGAAATTCAGCATCAGGAAATTGTAATTTTAATTCATTTGCAATCGCAATTGCCGGATAAATATGTCCTCCAGTCCCACCGCCACTTAGTATGAATTTATACTTTGTCATATTCTTTAAAATTATAACGCTTAAAAATTATCCTGTTTCTAAGCTTTATTTAATACTGCATTCATTGGATTTCTGGAAGTATCTTCGATCGAATACATTCCTTCTTCTTCATATATTTTTTCGTCAGCCGGCAAATCTTCTTCTGATAATTCTTTATCAATTAATCGTTGAAGTGCTTCTTTACGTCTTTCTTTTTCTTCATTTTCTTCTGCTATTTCTTCATCTTTTTTAGTCACGCTAATGATAATTCCAAGCGAGAAACAAGTCATCCAAATCGAACTACCTCCAGAACTTATCAGCGGAAGCGTTTGTCCTGTTACCGGCAATAATTCTACAGCAACCGCCATATTAATCATCGCCTGAAATATCATCGGAAATCCGAGCCCGACGACGACTAATTTTCCAAACAAAGTCGTAGCTTTATGTGATGCTATTACAAAACGGAACAATAACAACAAGTACAAAACCAATATCGATACTCCGCCTACTAATCCATATTCTTCAACAATAATCGCATAAATAAAATCTGAAGATGATTGAGGTAAAAAGTTCTTCTGAACACTTTTACCCGGTCCTAATCCTCCTAGTTTTCCAGATGCAATCGCGATTTTTGCCTTTTCGATTTGATAATCATCTTCATCAGGTTTATCTGTGGTAAAATTCATAATACGACTTTCCCAAGTTGAAACCCTGCTAAAGAATCTTGAATCCGGAAAAGCTTTTGCCACTAAAAGGAAAAACGCTAACATTGCAATTCCAGAACCTATAATAAATCCAATATATTTTAATGGATACTTACCAATAAATGTCAGCATCATAACCATTGAAAAAATCAACGCTGTTGTCGAAAAGTTTGCTGGCAAAATAAGTGCCAATGTTATAAAAACTGGCAACCAAAGTTGAATTAGTGAAGCTTGAAACGGCTCATTCTCATCTCTGGTTTTTGACAAATAACGCGCTACAAATATGAATAATATACTTGCCGCCAAAGTCGAAGTTTGAAACGTAATACCAATAAATGGCACCTGAATCCAACGACTCGCATTTGCGCCGGCAATTACAGTTCCTTTCAACAATGTATAAAGCAATAAAAACCAAACAATTGGCAAAGCTATTTTAGAAATCGCTCTAAAATAATGATACGGAACTCTGTGTACCCAATAAATAATCAGGAATCCAATACAAACGTGAGCTAAATGTTTTACCAAATATCCCAGTGTATTTCCGGTTCCGTGACCAATATATGCCAGATTACTACTCGCACTAAAAACTGGCATAAACGAAAACAGTGCTAATAAAGCCACGAATGACCATATTACTCTATCTCCTTTTAGTTTGTTTACTAGTTCTTTCATTTTAGATTTCTGATTTTAGATTATTTTAAAATCTTACCTCTTAATTTTTATTATTTAATCTATTATTTACTGTCTTTAAACTGCTAACGAAAATAGCGGTTAACTCATTTCCTTCTTTCCAAATTATCTCTAACTCAGATTTTGCAATCCACATTTTTTCTTTTATAATTTCCAGCCAAAATAAAGTTTCATCAGATTCTTCTAAAACTATATTCATTTTAGAAACAAATTCTCGATCACTTCTTGCTCTGCAAACTGCTCTGTAATTTGCTCCAACCGATGTACCACTTCTCACTATTTGATTTGCAATTACTTTTACTACATATGTTGTTGGCAATTTTTCTGCTAAATCAATTATCATCAAAGAGAACTTTTTAGTTCTCAACTTCATTTCATCCGTCATCATCATTAAAAGAACTTATATTCTATTTTTGAATTCAAAGTCTAGAAAACAATCTAAAATCTAAAATCAGAAATCTAAAATTATAGATTGTGTACTGCTTGTTTAAATTGTTTTCCACGATCTTCGTAGTTTTCGAATAAATCGAAACTTGCACAGGCCGGTGACAATAAAACTGTATCTCCTTTTTCTGTTAAACGTTGCGCTGTTTTTACAGCATCGTTCATATTATTTACTTCAACCATGATATCAACAACATTTCCAAAAGCCTCAATAATCTTACGATTATCGATTCCTAAGCAGATAATTGCTTTCACTTTTTCACGAACTAACGACATCAATTCGTTGTAATCATTTCCTTTATCAACTCCTCCAACAATCCAAACCGTTGGAACATTCATACTGTCTAAAGCAAAGAATGTAGCGTTTACATTTGTTGCTTTTGAATCATTGATATATTGTACATTCTGAATTTTAAGTACTTTCTCTAAACGGTGTTCAACACCTTGAAAATTTGATAAACTTTCGCGAATTGTTGCATTTCTAATCTGCATCAATTTCGCCACGGAGCTTGCTGCCATTGCGTTTTTCATGTTATGTTTTCCTTCTAACGCAATGTGTTCTGTTTCCATTGTAAACTCTTCTTGGTTGATCTTTATTTCCATTTTGTTGTTATTTATAGAAGCCCCTTCAGTGAATGTTTTAGACAATGAAAAAGGAATTAATTTTGCTTTTGTTGTGTTATTTTTTAACCATTCCGTAATCGCTTCATCATCTGCATCGTAAATAAGATAATCGCTTTCCGTCTGATTCATTGTTATTCGAAACTTTGAATCAATATATTTTTGATATTTATATTCGTATCGGTCTAAATGATCTGGACTAATATTTGTAATTATTGCAATATCAGGCCTGTAATCTATAATTCCATCAAGCTGAAAACTACTTAACTCCAGCACATAGGCATCAAATTTATTCTCGGCTACCTGCCAGGCAAAACTTTTCC is a window encoding:
- the murC gene encoding UDP-N-acetylmuramate--L-alanine ligase, producing the protein MNLNQIQNVYFIGIGGIGMSALARYFKNIGKQVSGYDKTPSMLTSELIESGIDIHFEDNISLIPSEYYAENTLVIFTPAVPKSHSEWNYFIERNYEIKKRAEVLGIITKDTFSFAVAGTHGKTTTSSILGHILFESGADVTAFVGGIVENYNSNLIGSGKTVTVVEADEFDRSFLHLHPNIACITSMDADHLDIYGTSEAIEESFVEFASKVEDKNKLFITKELPLEGVQCAINEDAIYKAFNVRIEDGSYVFDVETPSEIMKDLHFGLPGKHNLMNGLMAIAMAKTFGTPTDAIAKAIASFNGIRRRFSYQIKSEKLVYIDDYAHHPTEINAVHQAVRELYPNRKVLAIFQPHLFSRTRDFADGFAESLSQFDEVFLMDIYPARELPMEGITSDWLLGKMTNSNKKIVAKSDLLAEIKASDAPIIVTIGAGDIGEMVPSIKKMLNENI
- a CDS encoding FtsW/RodA/SpoVE family cell cycle protein, producing the protein MKELVNKLKGDRVIWSFVALLALFSFMPVFSASSNLAYIGHGTGNTLGYLVKHLAHVCIGFLIIYWVHRVPYHYFRAISKIALPIVWFLLLYTLLKGTVIAGANASRWIQVPFIGITFQTSTLAASILFIFVARYLSKTRDENEPFQASLIQLWLPVFITLALILPANFSTTALIFSMVMMLTFIGKYPLKYIGFIIGSGIAMLAFFLLVAKAFPDSRFFSRVSTWESRIMNFTTDKPDEDDYQIEKAKIAIASGKLGGLGPGKSVQKNFLPQSSSDFIYAIIVEEYGLVGGVSILVLYLLLLFRFVIASHKATTLFGKLVVVGLGFPMIFQAMINMAVAVELLPVTGQTLPLISSGGSSIWMTCFSLGIIISVTKKDEEIAEENEEKERRKEALQRLIDKELSEEDLPADEKIYEEEGMYSIEDTSRNPMNAVLNKA
- the murD gene encoding UDP-N-acetylmuramoyl-L-alanine--D-glutamate ligase, producing MRLVVLGGGESGVGTAILGKKKGYDVFVSDFGKIKESYKEVLIINKIAWEEEQHTEDLILNADVVMKSPGIPEKSPIVQKLIAAGIKVISEIEFAKPFTEALTIGITGSNGKTTTTMLTHHLLKSAGLNVGLGGNIGKSFAWQVAENKFDAYVLELSSFQLDGIIDYRPDIAIITNISPDHLDRYEYKYQKYIDSKFRITMNQTESDYLIYDADDEAITEWLKNNTTKAKLIPFSLSKTFTEGASINNNKMEIKINQEEFTMETEHIALEGKHNMKNAMAASSVAKLMQIRNATIRESLSNFQGVEHRLEKVLKIQNVQYINDSKATNVNATFFALDSMNVPTVWIVGGVDKGNDYNELMSLVREKVKAIICLGIDNRKIIEAFGNVVDIMVEVNNMNDAVKTAQRLTEKGDTVLLSPACASFDLFENYEDRGKQFKQAVHNL
- a CDS encoding cell division protein FtsQ gives rise to the protein MKIFNWTNIRLFLILGLVLFLYSFAQHRNGDRKLKKSMVVFVGENTLFVKPETVNKLLIENKRDASSIRKDELDLNKIEKTLDTQDMIEKSDVFVSIDGVLKAVVKQKTPIARVYDGDQSFYIDYEGNKMPLSDNFTSRVPLVSGAINKKNNEDLAALFRTIYDDAFLKKNIIAIQIMPNGSLKMFNRNYNYVIDFGRTMNVDKKFRNYKAFFQKAVLDSSLYKYNKIDLRFTEQVVCTK
- the murG gene encoding undecaprenyldiphospho-muramoylpentapeptide beta-N-acetylglucosaminyltransferase, yielding MTKYKFILSGGGTGGHIYPAIAIANELKLQFPDAEFLFVGARDKMEMQKVPQAGYEIKGLWIAGLQRKLTLQNLMFPLKLATSLLESRRIIKQFKPNVVIGTGGFASGPLLQAAGSAGIPTIVQEQNSFPGITNKLLSKKANAICVAYENLERFFPKEKIVLTGNPVRQDLIDIESKRDEAIAFYGLDPNKKTLLVLGGSLGARRINQLIEKELQNMLSQDVQIIWQCGKLYFEDYKKHNQQNVRVVDFIERMDFVYAAADVIISRAGASSVSELCIVGKPVIFIPSPNVAEDHQTKNAQAIVDAKGAILLKESELENEFSIVFEALLKDQGKQKQLSDNIKKLAMPNATKVIVDQIKKLL
- a CDS encoding four helix bundle protein, which produces MMMTDEMKLRTKKFSLMIIDLAEKLPTTYVVKVIANQIVRSGTSVGANYRAVCRARSDREFVSKMNIVLEESDETLFWLEIIKEKMWIAKSELEIIWKEGNELTAIFVSSLKTVNNRLNNKN